The Equus przewalskii isolate Varuska chromosome 5, EquPr2, whole genome shotgun sequence genome window below encodes:
- the LOC103554791 gene encoding killer cell lectin-like receptor 2, with amino-acid sequence MSNQEVTYCSLRFVQSPSESQNRLRPGGTQRPGKTDDKEFSVPWLPFVVTLGILCLLLLVTATVLGTMLFQCIQEKYQQEEILRNLSQMYDIIKKDNYLKERLLINKTLECDVLRNETLHQKKELDSLFVEKMRCHIKQEIFSKSLQDTGKLNEGRWSCCGVNCYYFTNEIKDWKGCNKTCQRYNLSLLKIDDEDERAFIQRQAYQNTYWIGLSYNAKESKWKWIDDGTSSGINFTMNLPSGRGGKCAFLTSTRITNTECSHTYNCICEKRIDCVFNDCFS; translated from the exons ATGAGCAATCAGGAAGTGACTTATTGCTCCTTGAGATTTGTTCAGTCTCCTTCAGAGTCACAAAATAGATTAAGGCCTGGTGGTACTCAAAGGCCTGGGAAAACTGATGACAAAG AGTTTTCAGTGCCCTGGCTTCCCTTCGTAGTGACTCTTGGGATTCTCTGTTTACTTCTTTTGGTGACAGCCACAGTGTTGGGGACAATGC tttttcagtgtattcaagaaaaatatcaacaggAGGAAATTCTACGAAACCTCAGTCAAATGTATGACATTATAAAAAAGGACAACTACTTAAAGGAACGACTTTTGATAAATAAGACTTTAGAATGCGACGTTCTCAGAAATGAAACCCTTCATCAGAAAAAGGAACTGGACTCACTCTTTGTAGAAAAGATGAGATGTCACATAAAACAAGAGATCTTTTCAAAGTCTTTGCAAGATACAG GTAAACTCAATGAAGGCCGCTGGTCCTGTTGTGGAgtaaactgttattattttacCAATGAAATTAAAGACTGGAAGGGATGTAATAAGACTTGCCAACGTTACAATTTATCTCTTTTGAAGATAGATGATGAAGATGAACGG GCGTTCATTCAACGCCAGGCTTATCAAAATACCTACTGGATTGGATTATCATATAATGCAAAGGAAAGTAAATGGAAATGGATTGACGATGGCACGTCTTCTGGAAT TAATTTTACAATGAATTTGCCTTCcgggagaggaggaaaatgtgcatttttaacttCAACGAGAATAACAAATACTGAGTGCTCTCATACCTATAATTGTATCTGTGAGAAGAGAATTGATTGTGTTTTCAACGACTGCTTCAGCTGA
- the LOC103554793 gene encoding protein mago nashi homolog 2 isoform X2 — MAMASDFYLRYYVGHKGKFGHEFLEFEFRPDGKLRYANNSNYKNDVMIRKEAYVHKSVMEELKRIIDDSEITKEDDALWPPPDRVGRQELEIVIGDEHISFTTSKIGSLIDVNQSKDPEGLRVFYYLVQDLKCLVFSLIGLHFKIKPI, encoded by the exons ATGGCCATGGCCAGCGATTTTTACTTGCGCTACTACGTAGGGCacaaggggaaatttggacacgaGTTTCTGGAGTTTGAGTTTCGACCGGACg GAAAGCTTAGATATGCCAACAACAGCAATTACAAAAATGATGTCATGATCAGAAAAGAG GCTTATGTACACAAGAGTGTAATGGAAGAATTGAAGAGGATTATTGATGACAGTGAAATTACAAAAGAAGATGATGCTTTGTGGCCTCCCCCTGACAGGGTCGGCCGACAG gagcTTGAAATTGTAATTGGAGATGAACACATTTCTTTCACCACATCAAAAATAGGTTCTCTTATTGATGTAAATCAGTCAAA ggaTCCTGAAGGCCTTCGAGTATTTTACTATTTGGTACAGGACCTGAAATGTTTAGTTTTTAGTCTTATTGGATTACATTTCAAGATTAAACCGATCTAA
- the LOC103554793 gene encoding protein mago nashi homolog 2 isoform X1, with the protein MAMASDFYLRYYVGHKGKFGHEFLEFEFRPDGEQRRGRWRRPQRGAELGKEARRTCSGGGGVGRAASAGCECAISFCCYRLNFFPLPTGKLRYANNSNYKNDVMIRKEAYVHKSVMEELKRIIDDSEITKEDDALWPPPDRVGRQELEIVIGDEHISFTTSKIGSLIDVNQSKDPEGLRVFYYLVQDLKCLVFSLIGLHFKIKPI; encoded by the exons ATGGCCATGGCCAGCGATTTTTACTTGCGCTACTACGTAGGGCacaaggggaaatttggacacgaGTTTCTGGAGTTTGAGTTTCGACCGGACggtgagcagaggaggggccGCTGGCGCCGCCCCCAGCGTGGTGCTGAGCTGGGGAAGGAAGCGAGGCGGACCTGCAGCGGAGGAGGCGGGGTGGGGCGAGCAGCTTCCGCGGGCTGCGAGTGTGCAAT cagtTTTTGCTGTTATAGATTGAATTTTTTTCCACTCCCCACAGGAAAGCTTAGATATGCCAACAACAGCAATTACAAAAATGATGTCATGATCAGAAAAGAG GCTTATGTACACAAGAGTGTAATGGAAGAATTGAAGAGGATTATTGATGACAGTGAAATTACAAAAGAAGATGATGCTTTGTGGCCTCCCCCTGACAGGGTCGGCCGACAG gagcTTGAAATTGTAATTGGAGATGAACACATTTCTTTCACCACATCAAAAATAGGTTCTCTTATTGATGTAAATCAGTCAAA ggaTCCTGAAGGCCTTCGAGTATTTTACTATTTGGTACAGGACCTGAAATGTTTAGTTTTTAGTCTTATTGGATTACATTTCAAGATTAAACCGATCTAA
- the LOC103554793 gene encoding protein mago nashi homolog isoform X3 yields MIRKEAYVHKSVMEELKRIIDDSEITKEDDALWPPPDRVGRQELEIVIGDEHISFTTSKIGSLIDVNQSKDPEGLRVFYYLVQDLKCLVFSLIGLHFKIKPI; encoded by the exons ATGATCAGAAAAGAG GCTTATGTACACAAGAGTGTAATGGAAGAATTGAAGAGGATTATTGATGACAGTGAAATTACAAAAGAAGATGATGCTTTGTGGCCTCCCCCTGACAGGGTCGGCCGACAG gagcTTGAAATTGTAATTGGAGATGAACACATTTCTTTCACCACATCAAAAATAGGTTCTCTTATTGATGTAAATCAGTCAAA ggaTCCTGAAGGCCTTCGAGTATTTTACTATTTGGTACAGGACCTGAAATGTTTAGTTTTTAGTCTTATTGGATTACATTTCAAGATTAAACCGATCTAA